One region of Anaerolineales bacterium genomic DNA includes:
- a CDS encoding response regulator, which translates to MAKPVILLIDDEKAYAEVIKEALTPMGIEAHIACNAMEAMLVMQQTTPDLILLDVMMPEVDGLTLLRWLRENSRGKRMPIHIVSAKARPEDREAALQAGADGFLAKPFTMQDLKKTLAEYLPILSSNQEQPNSQ; encoded by the coding sequence ATGGCGAAACCCGTCATTCTTCTCATCGACGACGAAAAAGCGTATGCCGAAGTGATCAAAGAGGCCCTCACGCCGATGGGCATCGAGGCGCATATCGCCTGCAATGCGATGGAAGCAATGCTGGTCATGCAGCAGACAACACCGGATCTGATCCTGCTCGACGTGATGATGCCCGAGGTCGACGGCCTGACTCTCCTGCGCTGGCTGCGGGAGAATTCCAGAGGCAAACGAATGCCCATCCACATCGTCAGCGCCAAGGCGCGCCCGGAAGACCGCGAAGCCGCCCTCCAGGCCGGTGCGGACGGCTTTCTGGCGAAACCCTTCACCATGCAGGATCTCAAGAAGACCCTCGCCGAGTACCTTCCCATCTTGTCCTCGAACCAGGAACAGCCAAACAGCCAGTAA
- a CDS encoding ABC transporter ATP-binding protein — protein MICGLLEPDSGTVSIDGESIIRRDEALRTRLGVCPQDIVVWQRLTCREQLEFMGEMYALPRQTAVSRSRQLLADLDLIEKQDVQARALSGGMQRRLNLALALVHDPQIVILDEPGAGLDPQSRVNVRRYIHALARSKTIILTTHNMDEAERLADRVAIIDRGRLLELDTPAALKRRVGEGDVVEIEITAQLGAAQKSAVEKALKPIVDAVHLDIENRRVTVRALNAVGKLAAIIEILEQQNLPVGEMRLRENTLEDVFIQLTGRSLRS, from the coding sequence ATGATCTGCGGCTTGCTCGAGCCCGATTCCGGCACGGTCAGCATCGACGGCGAATCCATCATCCGCCGGGACGAAGCGCTGCGGACTCGCCTGGGCGTCTGCCCGCAGGACATCGTCGTCTGGCAGCGCCTGACCTGCCGCGAGCAGCTTGAGTTCATGGGCGAGATGTACGCCCTGCCTCGCCAAACGGCGGTCTCACGCAGCCGGCAGTTGCTCGCAGACCTCGATTTGATCGAGAAGCAGGACGTCCAGGCGCGCGCCCTTTCCGGCGGCATGCAGCGGCGCCTGAATCTGGCACTGGCACTGGTCCACGATCCGCAGATCGTGATCCTGGACGAACCCGGCGCGGGACTCGACCCGCAGAGCCGGGTGAATGTGCGCCGGTACATCCACGCGCTGGCGCGCTCGAAGACGATCATCCTCACCACGCACAACATGGATGAAGCCGAGCGCCTGGCCGACCGGGTGGCGATCATCGACCGCGGACGACTTTTAGAACTCGACACTCCCGCGGCCCTGAAACGGCGCGTCGGCGAGGGAGACGTGGTGGAGATCGAAATCACCGCGCAGCTCGGCGCCGCTCAAAAATCCGCCGTCGAAAAGGCCTTGAAACCAATCGTGGACGCCGTCCACCTCGACATCGAAAACAGACGGGTAACCGTGCGCGCCCTCAACGCCGTGGGAAAACTGGCTGCGATCATCGAGATCCTGGAGCAACAGAACCTCCCGGTCGGCGAAATGCGCCTGCGGGAAAACACCCTCGAGGACGTTTTCATCCAGTTGACCGGACGGAGTTTGCGATCGTGA
- a CDS encoding ABC transporter permease, protein MKAVQIARKFLREIMREPSLLALILLIPLAFLGITAFAYSEPYQATHEIWVAVGDGGDAGLIEALRAASYPDGSPLFEVKTIDDEDAAQAALQERRIAAFLEVNADGDLETTVHGDALNPRFYRASVILDEILYRHADRIAGRAAPLEIVEARYAPSGPLNEYDRYAPGMMVFALLMLIPQTAMLVGRESRWGTLQRLRLSRVRSWELLLGITLAQLVVAVILVLVVFMVALTLGYHNNGSLALAMSACLAVSLSAIGIGLVVGCFVENDSQAVNLGSTATMLGVFVSGAFFPVPSTELFTIFGHSIMLFDFFPATHGLLTLQQILNDGAGLSHVAFRLSVTLLLSVLVFIAGIALFQRRKLRGDGAPAG, encoded by the coding sequence GTGAAGGCCGTTCAGATCGCCCGCAAATTTCTACGCGAGATCATGCGTGAGCCCAGCCTGCTGGCGTTGATCCTGCTCATCCCGCTGGCCTTCCTGGGCATCACGGCCTTCGCTTACAGCGAACCCTATCAGGCAACGCATGAGATCTGGGTGGCCGTCGGCGATGGCGGGGATGCGGGACTCATCGAAGCCCTGCGCGCCGCCAGTTATCCGGACGGGAGCCCGCTCTTCGAGGTAAAAACGATCGACGATGAAGACGCGGCACAAGCCGCCCTTCAAGAGCGCCGGATCGCAGCGTTTCTCGAAGTGAATGCCGACGGGGACCTCGAGACGACGGTACACGGCGACGCGCTGAACCCGCGCTTTTACCGTGCGAGCGTGATCCTGGATGAAATCCTGTACCGGCACGCCGACCGGATCGCCGGGCGCGCGGCGCCATTGGAAATCGTCGAAGCGCGCTACGCACCCAGCGGACCCTTGAACGAATACGACCGCTACGCGCCCGGGATGATGGTGTTTGCCTTGTTGATGCTCATCCCCCAGACCGCCATGCTCGTCGGGCGGGAGTCACGCTGGGGAACGCTGCAACGTTTGCGCCTGAGCCGCGTTCGCTCGTGGGAACTTCTGCTCGGGATCACGCTCGCGCAACTGGTGGTCGCCGTGATCCTGGTGCTCGTCGTTTTCATGGTGGCGCTGACGTTGGGATATCACAACAACGGCTCCCTTGCCCTGGCCATGAGCGCCTGTCTGGCCGTCAGCCTCTCGGCGATCGGCATCGGATTGGTCGTGGGCTGCTTCGTGGAGAACGACAGCCAGGCGGTCAATCTGGGCAGCACGGCGACGATGCTGGGGGTATTCGTTTCGGGGGCATTTTTCCCCGTGCCCTCGACGGAACTCTTCACTATTTTTGGACATTCGATTATGCTGTTCGATTTCTTCCCCGCGACGCACGGACTGCTCACGCTGCAGCAAATTTTGAACGACGGCGCTGGCCTGTCCCACGTTGCATTCCGTCTCAGCGTAACGCTGCTGCTCTCCGTTCTGGTTTTCATTGCGGGCATCGCATTGTTCCAGCGGCGCAAGTTGCGTGGAGACGGCGCCCCTGCGGGCTGA